The DNA region ACGATCTGACGCAGCGTGGTATGACCATACTTCTCAGGTTCACGGGTTCCCAGCAGGTTAAGGTTGGGTCCGTTCAAAAGCAGAATATGTAATTTATGCGCCATCGTGCTGCCATCTCCCGCAATCATTGAGGCATCGCGTAAAATACCTTGCGAATCTTCATTTGTCACCTTTCAGGATGAAAAAGAAGACCCGACGAGCAATAAAGCCGGGCATTATATCCGTTTCGTGTCATTTCGCAGCAAAATACTGGTCTTATCTGCGAAGATGATCGGATGTGGCCTGGGGGCCACATCTTTTATCAGAAAACAGCAGCGGAAAACAACGGGCGAAGCGCTAGCGGGGCCACCATTTGAGAAATTTTTTGTAACGCCAGGCTAACAGTATCGCTGCCAGCAGTGCGTAGATAAGTGGCTGGGGAGAGAGGATTTTCACCGACCAGATGTAGTGAATCGGCACCAGGATAGCGACCAGATAGACCAGGTTGTGCAGGGTCTGCCAGCGTTTACCGAGTTTGCGCTGCGCACGCTGAAACGAGGTCAGCGCCAGGGCCAGCAATATCAGCCAGCTGATAATGCCCAGCGTCAGATAAGGACGGGAGATCAGCTCACTGCCCAGCAGACGCAGGTTATCCATGCCCAGCTCCAGCAGGTAGTAACTCAGCAGGTGAAGAGAGGCCCAGACAAATGTCCAGACGCCCAGCAGACGACGGGTGCGGATTAACAGCGGCTGTTTACCGTAACGGGCCAGCGGCGAAACCAGCAGTGTACCCAGCAGCAGCTTGAGCGCCATCCGGCCGGTAAAGTGCTGGATATCTTTGGCCGGGTCCGCGCTCAGTCCACCCTGCATCGCGGCAAGGATCAGATAGACCAGCGGCAGAAACGCCGCCAGATGCAGAATCACCTTTAAGGCGGTGATCTGTTTCAGCGACAGGCGCACCACTTAGTAATTCTCCCGTAAGTCCATGCCACGGTAGAGCGAGGCCACCTGATCGGCATAGCCGTTGAACAGCAGGGTAGGCTGACGCTCAACCTTCAGCGTGCCGCCCGGACCGATAAACCGCTCGGTCGCCTGCGACCAGCGCGGATGGTTAACGTGCGGGTTCACATTGGCATAAAAACCATATTCATCGGCGGCGATCTGATTCCAGGTCGTCGGCGGCTGATTCGCGGTCAGCGTAATTTTCACGATTGATTTGATGCCCTTGAAGCCATACTTCCACGGCACGGTCAGCCGAATCGGCGCGCCATTCTGCGGCGGCAGCGCTTTGCCATAGACGCCGGTGGTCAGTATGGTCAGCGGATGCATCGCCTCATCCAGACGCAGCCCCTCGACATAGGGATAGTTGAGGCCGCCGCCGATAAAGCGGTCTTTCTGACCCGGCATCTGCTCAGGATCGTAAAGGGTCTGGAAGGCGACAAAACGCGCCTTGCTGGTGGGTTCCGCCAGTGAGAGCAGTTTATTCAGCTCAAAGCCTATCCAGGGCACCACCATCGACCAGGCCTCCACGCAGCGCATACGGTAGATTCGCTGCTCCATCGCGAACTTTTTAAAGATGTCATCCATGTCCAGGGTCACCGGCTTCGCAACTTCTCCATCAATGGTCAGTTTCCAGGGTTCCGTTTTCAGGGTGCCTGCATTGGCCGCCGGGTCAGCCTTGTCCAGCCCGAACTCATAGAAGTTGTTATAGCCGGACACTTTATCCGCCGGAGTCAGGGTGAGGTCGGCCTGATATTGCGCGGGTCTGGTGAAGTCCAGCGGCCGGCCTGCGGGTGCGGCGGGGCGGTCGTTGCCTTTAAACCAGCTGAGAATGTCGGCATTTGCCACGCCCGGCATCCCCATCGCCGCCGCGCTGAGCCCCAGCGTTTTCAGCACCTGACGGCGCTTCATATTAAAAATGCTTTCCGGCGTTACGTCGCCTTCGGTCAGATAGGGTGTGCGTTTCATGGGCTTCTCCAGACAGGATGTCATCAACCAGCATGATGACTATCGCTGATATCAGCCAGTTTCGCCGTGAAAAATGTGAAATTTCCTGGCTGCGCTTAGCGATGAGAATGCACTGAAAAGTGTCCGGATCAACATCAGCCCCGCTGTCACAACGATATACTTCGGCTTCATGCCACCCGGCGCTGTCGACAGCGGCAAATTATGCTATTTTTGCTCGCGTTTTCGTCAGGCTGACGGTACAAGGTTGGGTGATCCGGTTATCACCCCAGTAAGACAGGCACAGGGATGCGACTAACCACAAAATTATCGGCGATTATCACGTTTGTAAGCCTGCTGGCTATGTCACTGATGCTGGCGGGCTGCGCATTCAGCGTTTTCTGGTTCAGCCATGAACGGGTTGAACATCGGGCGCAGGCGCTGGCCACGGAAGTGGATCAGGCGATGTTCACCCAGACGCCGTCAGAGATGCAGCGCTGGCTGGTGCGCATGATGCCGGTCATGAATGCCGAGCAGATCCTGCTTCACAACGGCAGACAGACGTTTCTCACCCTCTCCCGACATGAAAACCCGATGCTGCAGGATGAGCCTAACCGGTTTATTCAGGTCGATGTGCCGTTGATGCATCAGACCGGCTTAGCACTGCGGGTCGTTACGCTCGATCCGGCCAAAACCTGGCTGGGTTCGATCACCGGCACCTCCACGCTGAGCCTGCTGTTTGCCATCATACTGGTGATGAGCCTGACGCTGCTGATGATGCATCGCTGGCTTACGCGTCAGTGGCGCGGCATGGAGCATCTCGAAGCGCGGGCTGAAGCGATTATCAGCGGGGAGCGCGGTGTGATGCCGAAGCGCGCAATAGATGAGTGGCCGCCCCGGGCCAGCCGCGCACTGGATGTGCTGCTGGCCGATCTGCAGGAGGCGGGCGAACAGCGTCTGCGTATCGACACGCTGATCCGCACCTTTGCCGCTCAGGATGGCCGCACCGGCCTGAATAACCGGCTCTTCTTCGATAACCAGCTGGCGACGCTGCTGGAGGATCAGGAAAATGTCGGCACCCACGGCGTGGTGAT from Pantoea deleyi includes:
- the msrQ gene encoding protein-methionine-sulfoxide reductase heme-binding subunit MsrQ, whose amino-acid sequence is MRLSLKQITALKVILHLAAFLPLVYLILAAMQGGLSADPAKDIQHFTGRMALKLLLGTLLVSPLARYGKQPLLIRTRRLLGVWTFVWASLHLLSYYLLELGMDNLRLLGSELISRPYLTLGIISWLILLALALTSFQRAQRKLGKRWQTLHNLVYLVAILVPIHYIWSVKILSPQPLIYALLAAILLAWRYKKFLKWWPR
- the msrP gene encoding protein-methionine-sulfoxide reductase catalytic subunit MsrP; its protein translation is MKRTPYLTEGDVTPESIFNMKRRQVLKTLGLSAAAMGMPGVANADILSWFKGNDRPAAPAGRPLDFTRPAQYQADLTLTPADKVSGYNNFYEFGLDKADPAANAGTLKTEPWKLTIDGEVAKPVTLDMDDIFKKFAMEQRIYRMRCVEAWSMVVPWIGFELNKLLSLAEPTSKARFVAFQTLYDPEQMPGQKDRFIGGGLNYPYVEGLRLDEAMHPLTILTTGVYGKALPPQNGAPIRLTVPWKYGFKGIKSIVKITLTANQPPTTWNQIAADEYGFYANVNPHVNHPRWSQATERFIGPGGTLKVERQPTLLFNGYADQVASLYRGMDLRENY